The genomic interval CGCTGTGCACCGGCGCATCGGGCTGCGGCGCCGCGATGGCCGGTGCGATGCCCGCGCACAGCAGCAGCGCGACCAGGCAGACACGGAGGCGGCGACGCATGCGGTTTCCCCTCGGACGAGACGATCGCGGAAAATAGCAGATCGCATCCGCGCGCCCGGATGCCCCACAACGCCCGGAGCGCAACAGATGACGATCGATGTGCGGTATGCGGACGACTGGCTGGCGGTGGTCGACAAGCCCGCCGGCCTGATGGTCCACGACAGCGCGCTCGCGCGCGGCGAGCACGATTTTCTCGCCGACCGTCTGCGCCTGCAGTTCGGCCGGCCGCTGTTCCTGGTCCACCGGCTCGACCGCGCCACCAGCGGCTGTCTGCTGCTGGCGTTCGACCGCGACACCGCCTCGGCGCTGGGCACGCAGTGGATGGCGCGCAGCGTCGACAAGCACTACCTGGCCGTGTGCCGTGGCTGGCCGGAGGCCGAGCTCGAGGTCGACCACCCGCTCGACGGCGGCCCCGGCAAGCCGCTGAAGAAGCCTGCGGTCACACGCTTCACGCGGCTGGCGACGACCGAGCTGGCGCTGCCGTCGGCGGGCTTTGCGACTTCGCGCTACGCGCTGCTGCGCGCCGAACCGATGACCGGCCGCTTCCGGCAGATCCGCCGCCACCTCAAGCATCTTTCCCACCACCTGATCGGCGACACCAGCCACGGCGACGGCCGCCACAACCGCCATTTCCGCAGGCTCGGCATCCACCGCATGCTGCTGCACGCCGAGCGCTTGCGCTTCATCCATCCGCAGACCGGCGAACGCATGGACATCGCCGCCGCGCCGGGCGACGCGTTCGCAAAAGCCCTGCTGCTGTTCCCCGGCCCGCCTGCCTGACCGCGGCCCGCGCCGCGCCGCGCGAACGCGCGTCGGCAGTCACCCTCTACAATCGGCGCCGATGTCCACGCCGCTCGCCATTCCCGAGTCCGAACTCGTCGAACGCTTCGTGCGCGCGAGCGGACCGGGTGGGCAGAACGTCAACAAGGTGTCGACCGCGGTCGAGCTGCGCTTCGACATCGCCGGCTCGCCGTCGCTGCCCGACGCGGTGCGTGCCCGTCTGCTGGCGCGCCGCGACCGCCGCGTGACCGATGCCGGTGTGCTGGTCATCAGCGCCCAGCGCTTCCGCACCCAGGAACGCAACCGCGAGGATGCCCGCGAGCGCCTGGCTGCGTTCGTGGCGACCGGTTACGAAGTGCCCAAACCGCGCGTCGCCACCCGCCCCACGCGGGGTGCCAAGGAACGCAGGCTGGGCGCCAAACGCGAACGCAGTACCATCAAACGCGGTCGCGCCGGGCGCGACTGGGAATGACGCCCGCTGAAGCGGGCTCTCGCGCCGAGGACGCATGAGCACATCGAAGTACCCGTTTCTGATCCCCGTCCCGCCGCTCGCGCCGCGGGTCAAACCCAGCCGGCTCGCGCGCTGGATCGGGCGCAGCATCCTGCGCCTGGGCGGCTGGCGCATGGTCGGCGAACTGCCGAACATCCCGCGACTGGTGCTCATCGGCGCCCCGCATTCGTCCAACTGGGACGGCGTGTGGGGCTTCGCGGCCAAGGCCGCGCTGGGCCTGGACATCCGCGTGCTCGGCAAGGAGTCGCTGTTCCGCGTGCCGGTACTCGGCTGGGCGCTGCGCGGCCTGGGCGTGATCCCGGTCGACCGCAGCCGCGCCTCGCGGGTGGTCGAACAGGCGGCCGCGGCGATCCACGGCGAGACTCCGTTCTGGTACGGCCTGGCGCCCGAAGGCACGCGCAAGCGCGTGGAACGCTGGAAGACCGGCTTCTGGAAGATCGCCAAGGCCGCCAACGTGCCGATCCAGACCATGTACTTCCACTACCCCGACAAGATCATCGGCTTCGGCCCGCTGATCGAGCCGGGCGACGATCTCGACGCCGACATGGCCAGGATCCGCGCCTGGTACGCCCCGTGGATGGGCAAGAACCGCGGCACCGTCTGAGCGGTTCGCGCTGCCCCCACCCAACCCTCCCCCGCACGCGGGGGAGGGCTTCGATAACCGCCCAGGGATGCCCACCCGGCCGCCATCCACCTGAACCGGCAAACCAACGGCACATCTCCAAGCTCTACCATTGGGCGCACCCTGCGCGATTGGCGGGCCGCGTGCCGCGACCGACGCCGTCCCTGCGCTGTCCCTTAACGGAGTTCCCTCCATGTTGCATAAGCTGCTTCTGTCTTCCGCGATCGCGCTGGCGCTCACCGCCTGCGGCGACCGCCCTGCTGCCGAGTCCACGATGCCCGCTACTGATGCCTCCGCCGCGACCGCGCCGGCCGACAACCCGCTGTTCGTCGCCAGCACGCTGCCGTTCCAGGCCCCGCCCTTCGACAAGCTCAAGGACGCCGACTACCAGCCGGCGATCGAAGAAGGCATGAAGCAGCACCTGGCCGAGATCCGCAAGATCGCCGACAACACCGAGGCACCCACGTTCGAGAACACCATCGAAGCGATGGAGCGCAGCGGCGAACTGCTGACCCGCGCCGCCAACGTGTTCTTCATGCTCACCGGCGCGAACACCAACGACACCCTGCAGGCGGCTGAAGAAGCGCTGGCGCCCAAGCTCGCCGAGCACAGCGATGCCATCTACCTCGACCCCGCCCTGTTCGCGCGGGTCAAGACGCTGTACGACCAGCGCGACACGCTGGGCCTCACCCCCGAGCAGGCCACCGTGCTCGCGCACACGCACGACAACTTCGTGCGCGCCGGCGCGTTGCTCAATGACGCCGACAAGGCCGAACTGCGCAAGCTCAACGCCGAGTCGTCCACGCTGTCGACCGCGTTTGGCAACAAGTTGCTGGCCGCCAGCAACGCCGGCGGCGTGTTCGTCACCGACGTGACCGAACTCGACGGCCTCGACGCCGGTGCGATCGCCGCCGCGGCAGATGCCGCCAAGGCCGCCGGCAAGGACGGCCAGTGGCTGCTGAGTCTGCAGAACACCACCCAGCAGCCGGTGCTGGCCTCGCTGAAGAACCGCGACTTGCGCGAGCGCGTGCTCGCCGCCTCCACCGGCCGCGCCGAGAAGGGCGACGCCAACGACACCCGCACCACGATCCAGCGCCTGGCCGAACTGCGCGCGCGCCAGGCCCAGCTGCTCGGCTACCCCAACTACGCCGCCTACAGCATCGCCGACCAGATGGCGAAGACCCCCGAAGCCGCGCTCAAGCTGCTGACCGACACCGTGCCGGCCGCCACCGCACGCGCACGTGCCGAACTGGCGAAGATCCAGGGTGTGGTCGACGCGCAGAACGGCGGCTTCACCGCCGGCGCGGCCGACTGGGACTTCTATGCCGAGCAGGTGCGCAAGGCCGAATTCGACCTCGACGAAGCGCAGATCAAGCCCTACTTCGAGCTCGATCGCGTACTGCATGACGGCGTGTTCTTCGCCGCCAACCAGCTCTACGGCGTCACCGCCAAGGAGCGCAAGGACATTCCGGTCTATCACCCCGACGTGCGCGTGTTCGACATCATGGATGCCGACGGCAAGCAGCTCGCGCTGTTCTACCTCGACCCGTTCAAGCGCGACAGCAAGCAGGGCGGCGCGTGGATGGGCAACTTCGTCGAGCAGAACGGCCTGACCGGGACCATCCCGGTGGTCTACAACGTCGAGAACTTCACCAAGCCCGCTGCCGGCCAGCCCGCGCTGCTGAGCTTCGACGACGTGACCACGCTGTTCCACGAGTTCGGCCACGCGCTCCACGGCTTCTTCTCCAACACCAAGTATCCGTCGGTTGCCGGCACCAACACGCCGCGCGATTTCGTCGAGTTCCCCTCGCAGTTCAACGAACACTGGGCGCTCGATCCGAAGGTGTTCGCCAACTACGCCAAGCACCACGAGACCGGCGAGGCGATGCCGCAGGACCTGGTCGACCGGATCATCAAGGCGCGCACCTTCAACCAGGGCTACGCGACCACCGAGTACCTCTCGGCCGCGCTGCTCGACCTCGCCTGGCACACGCTGCCGGCCGGCGA from Luteimonas sp. S4-F44 carries:
- a CDS encoding pseudouridine synthase → MTIDVRYADDWLAVVDKPAGLMVHDSALARGEHDFLADRLRLQFGRPLFLVHRLDRATSGCLLLAFDRDTASALGTQWMARSVDKHYLAVCRGWPEAELEVDHPLDGGPGKPLKKPAVTRFTRLATTELALPSAGFATSRYALLRAEPMTGRFRQIRRHLKHLSHHLIGDTSHGDGRHNRHFRRLGIHRMLLHAERLRFIHPQTGERMDIAAAPGDAFAKALLLFPGPPA
- the arfB gene encoding alternative ribosome rescue aminoacyl-tRNA hydrolase ArfB; this encodes MSTPLAIPESELVERFVRASGPGGQNVNKVSTAVELRFDIAGSPSLPDAVRARLLARRDRRVTDAGVLVISAQRFRTQERNREDARERLAAFVATGYEVPKPRVATRPTRGAKERRLGAKRERSTIKRGRAGRDWE
- a CDS encoding lysophospholipid acyltransferase family protein; translation: MSTSKYPFLIPVPPLAPRVKPSRLARWIGRSILRLGGWRMVGELPNIPRLVLIGAPHSSNWDGVWGFAAKAALGLDIRVLGKESLFRVPVLGWALRGLGVIPVDRSRASRVVEQAAAAIHGETPFWYGLAPEGTRKRVERWKTGFWKIAKAANVPIQTMYFHYPDKIIGFGPLIEPGDDLDADMARIRAWYAPWMGKNRGTV
- the dcp gene encoding peptidyl-dipeptidase Dcp produces the protein MLHKLLLSSAIALALTACGDRPAAESTMPATDASAATAPADNPLFVASTLPFQAPPFDKLKDADYQPAIEEGMKQHLAEIRKIADNTEAPTFENTIEAMERSGELLTRAANVFFMLTGANTNDTLQAAEEALAPKLAEHSDAIYLDPALFARVKTLYDQRDTLGLTPEQATVLAHTHDNFVRAGALLNDADKAELRKLNAESSTLSTAFGNKLLAASNAGGVFVTDVTELDGLDAGAIAAAADAAKAAGKDGQWLLSLQNTTQQPVLASLKNRDLRERVLAASTGRAEKGDANDTRTTIQRLAELRARQAQLLGYPNYAAYSIADQMAKTPEAALKLLTDTVPAATARARAELAKIQGVVDAQNGGFTAGAADWDFYAEQVRKAEFDLDEAQIKPYFELDRVLHDGVFFAANQLYGVTAKERKDIPVYHPDVRVFDIMDADGKQLALFYLDPFKRDSKQGGAWMGNFVEQNGLTGTIPVVYNVENFTKPAAGQPALLSFDDVTTLFHEFGHALHGFFSNTKYPSVAGTNTPRDFVEFPSQFNEHWALDPKVFANYAKHHETGEAMPQDLVDRIIKARTFNQGYATTEYLSAALLDLAWHTLPAGEAKQDVDAFEKQALEKYKVDLAAVPPRYRTSYFSHIWGGGYAAGYYAYFGAEVLDHDAFQWFRENGGLTRENGQTFRDKILSIGHSRDLATAYREFRGKDPSVEPLLEHRGLK